The following coding sequences are from one Luteimonas sp. S4-F44 window:
- a CDS encoding OmpA family protein: MRKLSTAGLTTAIAGILLLSSCASYTGQTNAPDDPNRTRNNALIGAGIGAVAGLLSGSDATERRQRALVGAGVGGLAGGAIGAYQDRQEAELRRQTQGTGIQVDREGDVIKLNLPDGVTFDFGKADLKAQFYPALNNVARTLAEYDKTIVEISGHTDSVGSDAVNQRLSEQRANAVGNYLIGQGLLRQRFEIVGFGKTRPIADNSTEQGRAANRRVEVRVVPLQG; encoded by the coding sequence ATGCGCAAACTGAGCACCGCAGGCCTGACCACCGCCATCGCAGGCATCCTGTTGCTGAGCAGCTGCGCCAGCTACACCGGCCAGACCAACGCGCCCGACGATCCGAACCGCACCCGTAACAACGCCCTGATCGGTGCCGGTATCGGTGCCGTCGCCGGTCTGCTCAGCGGGTCGGACGCGACCGAACGTCGCCAGCGCGCGCTGGTCGGTGCCGGCGTCGGTGGCCTCGCTGGTGGTGCGATCGGTGCCTACCAGGACCGGCAGGAAGCTGAGCTGCGCCGCCAGACCCAGGGCACCGGCATCCAGGTCGATCGCGAAGGCGACGTCATCAAGCTCAACCTGCCTGATGGCGTGACCTTCGACTTCGGCAAGGCCGACCTCAAGGCCCAGTTCTATCCCGCGCTCAATAACGTCGCGCGCACGCTGGCCGAGTACGACAAGACCATCGTCGAGATCTCGGGCCACACCGACAGCGTCGGCAGCGATGCGGTCAACCAGCGGTTGTCGGAGCAGCGCGCCAATGCGGTGGGCAACTACCTGATCGGCCAGGGCCTGCTGCGTCAGCGCTTCGAGATCGTCGGCTTCGGCAAGACCCGCCCGATCGCCGACAACAGCACCGAACAGGGCCGTGCGGCCAACCGCCGCGTCGAAGTCCGCGTGGTGCCGCTGCAGGGCTGA